From Vitis vinifera cultivar Pinot Noir 40024 chromosome 5, ASM3070453v1, the proteins below share one genomic window:
- the LOC100249952 gene encoding uncharacterized protein LOC100249952 isoform X1, with protein MGLFTRSEIVSDPMFAACSIRVPRYSSPLWLLGNCKKMKVPFQVPVKVNIVLIGFNNDGGYRYMVDAHKLEEFLRISFPSHRPSCLETGELLDIEHHIVYNVFPAGQPELIALEKALKEAMVPAGTARESDYGREVPLFEVDATAVESVFQKLYSYIFDMDNSGYNAAEMDRPVPSAIFIVNFDKVRMDPRNKEIDLDSLMYGKITQRTEEEMKRQEGEYIYRYRYNGGGASQVWLGLGRYSEKSSYTL; from the exons ATGGGGCTTTTCACGAGGTCAGAGATAGTGTCCGATCCGATGTTCGCCGCATGCTCCATTCGCGTGCCGAGGTATTCGTCTCCCCTTTGGTTGCTCGGAAACtgcaagaaaatga AGGTTCCATTCCAGGTCCCAGTCAAAGTAAACATAGTCCTCATTGGTTTCAATAATGATGGAGGCTATAGGTATATGGTTGATGCACACAAATTGGAAGAGTTCCTAAGAATCAGCTTCCCATCTCACAGACCCTCATGCTTGGAGACAGGTGAGCTCCTTGATATTGAGCATCACATCGTCTACAATGTGTTTCCT GCTGGGCAACCAGAGCTGATAGCACTGGAGAAGGCACTGAAAGAGGCCATGGTTCCTGCTGGAACTGCTAGAGAG TCTGATTATGGAAGGGAGGTGCCGTTGTTTGAGGTGGATGCAACAGCTGTGGAGTCTGTATTTCAGAAACTATATTCCTACATATTTGACATGGATAATAGTGGATACAATGCAGCAGAGATGGATAGACCTGTGCCAAGTGCAATTTTTATTGTCAATTTCGATAAG GTGAGAATGGATCCTAGGAACAAGGAGATTGATCTCGACAGTTTAATGTATGGAAAAATTACCCAGCGAACTGAGGAAGAGATGAAAAGACAGGAGGGGGAATACATTTATCGTTATCGATATAATGGAGGAGGGGCATCTCAAGTTTGGCTGGGTCTTGGAAGGTATAGTGAAAAAAGCTCATACACCTTATGA
- the LOC100249952 gene encoding uncharacterized protein LOC100249952 isoform X2 produces MLHSRAEVPFQVPVKVNIVLIGFNNDGGYRYMVDAHKLEEFLRISFPSHRPSCLETGELLDIEHHIVYNVFPAGQPELIALEKALKEAMVPAGTARESDYGREVPLFEVDATAVESVFQKLYSYIFDMDNSGYNAAEMDRPVPSAIFIVNFDKVRMDPRNKEIDLDSLMYGKITQRTEEEMKRQEGEYIYRYRYNGGGASQVWLGLGRYSEKSSYTL; encoded by the exons ATGCTCCATTCGCGTGCCGAG GTTCCATTCCAGGTCCCAGTCAAAGTAAACATAGTCCTCATTGGTTTCAATAATGATGGAGGCTATAGGTATATGGTTGATGCACACAAATTGGAAGAGTTCCTAAGAATCAGCTTCCCATCTCACAGACCCTCATGCTTGGAGACAGGTGAGCTCCTTGATATTGAGCATCACATCGTCTACAATGTGTTTCCT GCTGGGCAACCAGAGCTGATAGCACTGGAGAAGGCACTGAAAGAGGCCATGGTTCCTGCTGGAACTGCTAGAGAG TCTGATTATGGAAGGGAGGTGCCGTTGTTTGAGGTGGATGCAACAGCTGTGGAGTCTGTATTTCAGAAACTATATTCCTACATATTTGACATGGATAATAGTGGATACAATGCAGCAGAGATGGATAGACCTGTGCCAAGTGCAATTTTTATTGTCAATTTCGATAAG GTGAGAATGGATCCTAGGAACAAGGAGATTGATCTCGACAGTTTAATGTATGGAAAAATTACCCAGCGAACTGAGGAAGAGATGAAAAGACAGGAGGGGGAATACATTTATCGTTATCGATATAATGGAGGAGGGGCATCTCAAGTTTGGCTGGGTCTTGGAAGGTATAGTGAAAAAAGCTCATACACCTTATGA